A single genomic interval of Lathyrus oleraceus cultivar Zhongwan6 chromosome 7, CAAS_Psat_ZW6_1.0, whole genome shotgun sequence harbors:
- the LOC127103800 gene encoding uncharacterized protein LOC127103800 isoform X2: MTLFLVIVLSFWITCSNIDARSGTLSNETSYFTTSDIVMRYPTFTRNIVPKRSSYDGKIIEECPLGKVPFHKKTKKHQIKGFQSNSHEYHSITLDTNQTTTFHGGYAHVGAYNLQLKGKQYSLSGIWVESGPPSNLNSIFVGIGVMPNLYGDSEIHLTTRWTAGGSGCYNVHCPGFVQVKSKPYLGMILSPVSSIGSFKKWAFVPTIKQDKVTGHWWLCIFPKLRCFGYFPKELFSHLSSGASIVRYGGETYTPPGMVSPPMGSGRLPQERFKNSGFIEKIEIINSEYNQIDINPRNMKINKDGNLSCYDLIYRGYEGSYPRQAFLYGGPGGRSC, encoded by the exons ATGACGTTATTTTTGGTGATTGTTCTTAGCTTTTGGATAACATGTAGCAATATTGATGCAAGAAGTGGAACTCTATCAAATGAGACAAGTTATTTTACTACATCTGATATCGTTATG CGTTATCCAACCTTTACAAGAAACATTGTGCCAAAAAGGTCATCTTATGATGGTAAAATCATTGAAGAATGTCCACTGGGAAAAGTTCCCTTTCACAAGAAAACAAAGAAACATCAAATTAAAGGTTTTCAGTCAAATTCACATGAGTATCAT TCGATCACCCTCGATACAAATCAAACTACGACATTTCATGGAGGATATGCACACGTTGGTGCATATAATTTACAGCTTAAAGGAAAACAATATAGTTTATCTGGAATTTGGGTTGAGAGTGGTCCACCATCTAATTTAAATAGCATATTTGTTGGCATCGGG GTTATGCCAAACTTATATGGAGATAGTGAAATTCACCTAACAACACGTTGGACG GCAGGTGGATCAGGATGTTACAATGTTCATTGTCCTGGGTTCGTGCAAGTCAAAAGTAAACCATATCTTGGAATGATCTTATCACCTGTTTCTAGCATTGGGTCGTTTAAAAAATGGGCTTTTGTTCCCACAATCAAACAG GATAAAGTAACGGGTCATTGGTGGTTATGTATATTCCCAAAGCTACGATGTTTTGGATATTTTCCAAAAGAATTATTCTCTCACTTAAGTTCAGGAGCATCTATCGTTAGATATGGCGGTGAAACTTATACTCCACCTGGAATGGTTAGTCCTCCAATGGGTAGTGGAAGATTACCACAAGAAAGATTCAAAAACTCCGGTTTCATAGAAAAGATTGAGATAATTAATTCAGAATATAATCAAATTGATATAAATCCTAGAAATATGAAGATAAACAAAGATGGTAATTTAAGTTGTTATGACTTAATATATCGTGGTTATGAAGGAAGTTATCCTCGTCAAGCTTTTCTATATGGTGGGCCTGGTGGAAGGTCATGTTAA
- the LOC127103800 gene encoding uncharacterized protein LOC127103800 isoform X1 has product MTLFLVIVLSFWITCSNIDARSGTLSNETSYFTTSDIVMHRMDIDFGCINIHKQPSLNHPLLKNHKIQRYPTFTRNIVPKRSSYDGKIIEECPLGKVPFHKKTKKHQIKGFQSNSHEYHSITLDTNQTTTFHGGYAHVGAYNLQLKGKQYSLSGIWVESGPPSNLNSIFVGIGVMPNLYGDSEIHLTTRWTAGGSGCYNVHCPGFVQVKSKPYLGMILSPVSSIGSFKKWAFVPTIKQDKVTGHWWLCIFPKLRCFGYFPKELFSHLSSGASIVRYGGETYTPPGMVSPPMGSGRLPQERFKNSGFIEKIEIINSEYNQIDINPRNMKINKDGNLSCYDLIYRGYEGSYPRQAFLYGGPGGRSC; this is encoded by the exons ATGACGTTATTTTTGGTGATTGTTCTTAGCTTTTGGATAACATGTAGCAATATTGATGCAAGAAGTGGAACTCTATCAAATGAGACAAGTTATTTTACTACATCTGATATCGTTATG CATCGTATGGACATTGATTTTGGTTGTATTAATATCCACAAGCAACCTTCTCTAAATCATCCTTtattaaaaaatcataaaattcaG CGTTATCCAACCTTTACAAGAAACATTGTGCCAAAAAGGTCATCTTATGATGGTAAAATCATTGAAGAATGTCCACTGGGAAAAGTTCCCTTTCACAAGAAAACAAAGAAACATCAAATTAAAGGTTTTCAGTCAAATTCACATGAGTATCAT TCGATCACCCTCGATACAAATCAAACTACGACATTTCATGGAGGATATGCACACGTTGGTGCATATAATTTACAGCTTAAAGGAAAACAATATAGTTTATCTGGAATTTGGGTTGAGAGTGGTCCACCATCTAATTTAAATAGCATATTTGTTGGCATCGGG GTTATGCCAAACTTATATGGAGATAGTGAAATTCACCTAACAACACGTTGGACG GCAGGTGGATCAGGATGTTACAATGTTCATTGTCCTGGGTTCGTGCAAGTCAAAAGTAAACCATATCTTGGAATGATCTTATCACCTGTTTCTAGCATTGGGTCGTTTAAAAAATGGGCTTTTGTTCCCACAATCAAACAG GATAAAGTAACGGGTCATTGGTGGTTATGTATATTCCCAAAGCTACGATGTTTTGGATATTTTCCAAAAGAATTATTCTCTCACTTAAGTTCAGGAGCATCTATCGTTAGATATGGCGGTGAAACTTATACTCCACCTGGAATGGTTAGTCCTCCAATGGGTAGTGGAAGATTACCACAAGAAAGATTCAAAAACTCCGGTTTCATAGAAAAGATTGAGATAATTAATTCAGAATATAATCAAATTGATATAAATCCTAGAAATATGAAGATAAACAAAGATGGTAATTTAAGTTGTTATGACTTAATATATCGTGGTTATGAAGGAAGTTATCCTCGTCAAGCTTTTCTATATGGTGGGCCTGGTGGAAGGTCATGTTAA